The proteins below are encoded in one region of Aequorivita iocasae:
- a CDS encoding OmpP1/FadL family transporter: MKKVLLLAVFALASAVTYAGGYRVSLQGNKSLAMGHTGVAVINSSESVFFNPAALVYLEDKFSISVGVHGVFSNIAYQDAETGANARTDSPVGTPLYLYASYQANDWLAFGLGVYTPYGSSVEYEEDWAGSHLVNNIDLQAIYIQPTVSFKINDKLSVGGGPIYVTGSVNFNRNLNRTLTDLEGNRANVTVDASGVSNWGWVASAMVNLTEDLHIGATYRSEIILDAEDGDADFENVPNSPLTPFADTTFNASLPLPAEMTVGMSYDFCENWTFAFDFNRTFWDVYESLDLDFANPEIPDSKNARNYKNSSIYRFGMQYEATKMFTLRAGYYFDESPVREGYFAPETPRNDSNNFTAGLTVNLGEHLQIDASFLYSHFKEVDASYNYYFENGVAVPFKGTYKTNAFVPGLGLTYKL, encoded by the coding sequence ATGAAGAAAGTATTACTTCTTGCCGTTTTTGCACTAGCAAGTGCGGTTACTTATGCGGGCGGTTACCGCGTAAGTTTGCAGGGCAATAAATCCCTTGCGATGGGCCACACGGGTGTTGCGGTTATAAACAGTAGCGAATCGGTATTTTTTAACCCTGCCGCCTTGGTGTATCTGGAAGATAAATTCAGTATCTCTGTAGGTGTCCACGGCGTGTTTTCAAACATTGCCTACCAAGATGCCGAGACGGGCGCCAATGCCCGTACCGATAGCCCGGTCGGCACGCCGCTGTATCTGTACGCATCCTACCAGGCTAACGACTGGCTGGCTTTTGGGCTAGGTGTTTACACCCCCTATGGAAGCTCGGTAGAATATGAAGAGGATTGGGCGGGATCGCATCTGGTAAATAATATTGACTTGCAGGCAATCTACATTCAGCCAACTGTTTCTTTTAAGATTAATGATAAGTTGAGCGTAGGCGGTGGTCCTATCTACGTTACCGGGTCTGTAAATTTCAACAGAAACCTAAACCGCACACTTACCGATCTTGAGGGTAACCGAGCCAATGTAACAGTTGATGCTTCTGGAGTGAGCAATTGGGGCTGGGTTGCCAGTGCAATGGTGAACCTTACCGAAGATCTTCATATTGGAGCAACCTATCGTTCAGAAATAATTTTGGACGCTGAGGATGGAGATGCAGATTTTGAGAATGTGCCAAACTCACCTTTAACACCATTTGCAGATACAACATTTAATGCTTCTTTGCCATTGCCTGCGGAAATGACGGTAGGGATGTCTTATGATTTCTGTGAAAATTGGACTTTCGCTTTTGACTTTAACCGTACGTTTTGGGATGTTTACGAATCTCTGGATTTAGATTTTGCCAATCCCGAAATTCCAGATTCAAAAAATGCGCGTAACTATAAAAATTCATCCATCTATCGCTTTGGTATGCAATACGAAGCCACCAAAATGTTTACACTAAGAGCAGGTTATTATTTTGACGAATCACCTGTGCGTGAAGGTTATTTCGCTCCTGAAACACCTCGCAATGACAGTAATAATTTTACAGCAGGACTTACTGTAAACCTTGGCGAACACTTACAGATAGACGCGTCATTCCTTTATTCACACTTTAAGGAAGTGGATGCTTCTTACAACTATTATTTCGAAAACGGTGTAGCGGTTCCATTTAAGGGAACATACAAAACCAATGCTTTCGTTCCAGGACTGGGGCTTACTTATAAACTATAA